One Setaria viridis chromosome 7, Setaria_viridis_v4.0, whole genome shotgun sequence genomic region harbors:
- the LOC117863917 gene encoding probable galacturonosyltransferase 7, whose translation MKKGHQLQQQHSSPLSLPPPNKRRCSGLAAAVPALVVCSILLPLVFLLGLHRPGPGYGSEERAAVVISTELASFGARSNKQHLENGGAMKHKLLKDVSKKKASGSNGISAEMSPRSKSKNHAIKSKAKLKGAFSLVELNNDIFKSNGPDMLKRYQRKDLSWRSKESKTVLRHDTVVNGKENHGQETVHEGNPKSCEHEYGSYCLWSTEHREVMKDAIVKKLKDQLFIARAHYPSVAKIKQQERFTRELKQSIQEHERMLSDTITDADLPPIFAKKLEKMENTIERAKSCEVGCSNVERKLRQLLDITEDEAYFHTRQSAFLYHLGVQTMPKTHHCLNMRLTLEYFESRSIRTDQLNKQMLESPTFQHYVIFSRNVLAVSTTINSTVLNSQDSGSIVFHLFTDAQNFYAMKHWFDRNSYLEATVHVTNIEDHLKFPKHEDSLEMQQLWPSEEFRVTIRNYSESSQRQMKTEYISVFGHSHFLLPDLLRSLNRVVVLDDDLIVQKDLSSLWNLDMDGKVVGAVQFCGVTLGQLRAYIAEHSFNSDACVWLSGLNVIELEKWRDLRVTSLYHQSLQKLQKENLTSKQLKALPVSILAFQDLIYPLEDSWVQSGLGHDYGISRDDIEKAPTLHYNGVMKPWLDLGIHDYKSYWRKYMTTGEKFMMECNIH comes from the exons ATGAAGAAGGGGcaccagctgcagcagcagcattccTCTCCCCTGTCGCTGCCGCCACCCAATAAGCGCCGCTGCAGCGGCctagccgccgccgtgccggcgcTCGTCGTCTGCTCCATCCTGCTCCcgctcgtcttcctcctcggccTCCACCGCCCCGGTCCCG GCTATGGATCGGAGGAGCGCGCTGCGGTCGTCATCAGCACC GAGCTGGCCAGTTTTGGGGCGCGTAGTAACAAGCAGCATCTGGAGAATGGGGGCGCCATGAAGCACAAGCTGCTCAAG GATGTTTCCAAAAAGAAGGCGTCTGGATCCAACGGGATTTCAGCTGAGATGTCTCCTAGATCAAAGTCTAAGAATCATGCTATCAAATCAAAAGCAAAGCTCAAGGGTGCTTTCTCTTTAGTGGAGCTAAATAATGACATCTTCAAAAGCAATG GACCTGATATGCTGAAAAGATATCAAAGGAAGGACCTGTCCTGGAGATCAAAG GAATCTAAAACTGTTTTGCGACATGATACTGTTGTTAATGGGAAAGAGAACCATGGTCAAGAGACAGTGCATGAGGGGAATCCCAAGTCCTGTGAACATGAATATGGAAGTTACTGCCTCTGGTCTACTGAGCATAGGGAAGTTATGAAAGATGCTATTGTGAAGAAGCTTAAAGATCAACTTTTTATTGCAAGAGCTCATTATCCTAGTGTTGCAAAAATAAAGCAGCAGGAAAGATTTACACGTGAACTGAAACAAAGCATTCAAGAACATGAACGCATGCTGAGTGACACCATCACAGATGCTGATCTGCCACCAAT TTTTGCAAAAAAGCTAGAGAAAATGGAGAACACAATTGAGAGAGCCAAGTCTTGTGAAGTAGGATGCTCTAATGTTGAACGGAAACTTAGGCAGCTACTTGATATAACTGAAGATGAAGCTTATTTCCATACAAGACAGAGTGCATTTCTATATCATCTTGGTGTCCAGACTATGCCGAAAACTCACCATTGCTTGAACATGAGATTGACATTAGAATATTTCGAATCTCGATCAATCCGCACGGACCAACTAAATAAGCAGATGCTTGAAAGTCCTACCTTCCAGCACTATGTAATATTTTCCAGAAACGTGCTTGCAGTTTCAACCACTATTAATTCAACAGTTTTGAATTCCCAG GATTCTGGCAGTATTGTTTTCCACTTGTTCACTGATGCGCAAAACTTTTACGCGATGAAGCATTGGTTCGACAGAAATTCATACTTGGAGGCTACTGTTCATGTAACTAACATTGAGGATCATCTGAAGTTCCCAAAGCATGAAGATTCACTTGAGATGCAACAATTATGGCCTTCAGAGGAATTCCGTGTTACAATTCGTAATTATTCTGAATCTTCCCAGAGGCAGATGAAAACTGAGTACATATCTGTTTTTGGCCATTCACATTTCCTGTTGCCTGACCTTCTTCGTAGCTTGAATAGAGTAGTAGTTCTGGATGATGATTTGATTGTCCAAAAAGACTTGTCATCTCTGTGGAACCTCGATATGGATGGTAAAGTGGTCGGTGCTGTCCAGTTCTGTGGAGTTACATTAGGACAGTTAAGAGCTTATATTGCCGAACATAGTTTCAACTCCGATGCATGTGTGTGGTTGTCTGGTCTGAATGTCATTGAATTGGAAAAATGGAGAGACCTCCGTGTCACCAGTTTGTATCATCAATCACTCCAAAAG CTGCAAAAGGAGAACCTGACATCAAAGCAACTGAAAGCACTCCCTGTTAGTATACTTGCCTTTCAAGATCTGATATACCCTTTGGAAGACTCATGGGTTCAGTCAGGCCTTGGACATGATTATGGAATTAGTCGAGACGATATAGAAAAGGCTCCTACTCTACACTACAATGGTGTCATGAAACCTTGGCTTGATTTGGGGATACACGATTATAAAAGCTACTGGAGGAAGTACATGACTACAGGGGAGAAATTCATGATGGAATGCAACATCCACTAA
- the LOC117865825 gene encoding pentatricopeptide repeat-containing protein At4g18975, chloroplastic, with amino-acid sequence MLRHLRRSLRALHRLPASGHAACDPVPLHRFLSSQIEPISGWCKHATRDFSTSKNVAGGRVYQQKELEPTTPAKDTDIIIKRIQKSTRELEQGPVGKNLSSAEKRKFLVNTLLGLEDSREVVYGTLDAWVAFEQDFPLASLKQALSALEKEQQWHRIVQVIKWMLSKGQGNTMRTYEQLVCALEKDNRAEEAHKIWQKKISHDLHSVPWRFCHLMLAIYYRNNRLERLVKLFKELEACGRKPPSKDIIRKVEDAYEMLGLLEEKEALLEKYKDLYNRPSRDDRRRGSKSNKTELDKIDADGSMKSKMETSENHQGHCCPSDKESAVTA; translated from the exons atgctccGGCATCTCCGGCGATCCCTCCGCGCTCTTCACCGCCTACCCGCCAGCGGCCACGCAGCCTGCGACCCCGTTCCCCTCCACCG GTTCTTGAGTTCGCAGATAGAG CCCATATCTGGTTGGTGTAAGCATGCTACTAGAGACTTCTCCACTTCCAAAAATGTTGCCGGAGGTCGAGTATATCAGCAAAAGGAGTTAGAACCAACTACGCCTGCAAAG GATACTGATATAATAATCAAACGTATACAAAAGAGCACAAGGGAGTTGGAACAAGGGCCTGTTGGAAAAAATTTGTCTTCGGCAGAGAAAAGGAAATTTCTTGTCAACACT CTCCTTGGCCTCGAAGATTCAAGAGAAGTTGTTTACGGCACCCTTGATGCTTGGGTTGCCTTCGAGCAGGATTTTCCTCTGGCTTCACTAAAGCAAGCACTTTCAGCTCTCGAAAAGGAGCAACAATGGCATAGAATTGTCCAG GTGATAAAATGGATGCTAAGCAAAGGGCAAGGAAATACAATGAGAACATATGAGCAATTAGTGTGTGCACTTGAGAAGGATAATAGAGCTGAGGAAGCACATAAAATCTGGCAGAAGAAAATATCCCATGACCTCCATTCAGTTCCTTGGCGTTTCTGTCATCTTATGCTGGCTATCTATTATAGAAATAATAGGCTAGAAAGGCTTGTGAAG CTCTTCAAAGAACTAGAAGCATGTGGTCGTAAACCTCCAAGCAAAGATATTATACGGAAAGTTGAAGATGCATATGAAATGCTTGGACTACTAGAAGAAAAGGAAGCGTTGCTTGAAAAATACAAGGATTTATACAACAGGCCATCTCGAGATGATCGAAGGAGAGGCTCCAAATCCAATAAGACTGAGTTGGATAAAATAGATG CTGATGGAAGCATGAAAAGCAAGATGGAAACATCTGAAAATCATCAAGGTCACTGTTGCCCTTCAGATAAGGAATCAGCTGTCACCGCTTAG
- the LOC117864461 gene encoding protein SCARECROW: protein MGSSSLLLFPSSSSAASAAYSHATASTSSHSSLLPPLPSSSSSPQDHHLLQYLHHLDQQHQESAAMVRKRPAPDMDLPPPRRHVTGDLSDVTAAAASGGGAPPPQSAAASAQLPALPTQLHLPAFQVQHHHHHHHAEVDAPPAGEVAASTTAWVDGIIRDIIGSSGGAGVSVAQLIHNVREIIHPCNPGLASLLELRLRSLLNAADPAAPLHQPLPHPPALPPVPALPPPPPPQLTVTDKRRHEPQQAGEPTNPSPQQEEPKPPTAEETAAAAAAAAAAAAAAAKERKEEQRRKQRDEEGLHLLTLLLQCAESVNADNLDDAHQTLLEIAELATPFGTSTQRVAAYFAEAMSARLVSSCLGLYAPLPPASPAAARLHGRVAAAFQVFNGISPFVKFSHFTANQAIQEAFEREERVHIIDLDIMQGLQWPGLFHILASRPGGPPRVRLTGLGASMEALQATGKRLSDFADTLGLPFEFCAVAEKAGNVDPEKLGVTRREAVAVHWLHHSLYDVTGSDSNTLWLIQRLAPKVVTMVEQDLSHSGSFLARFVEAIHYYSALFDSLDASYGEDSPERHVVEQQLLSREIRNVLAVGGPARTGDVKFGSWREKLAQSGFRSASLAGSAAAQASLLLGMFPSDGYTLVEENGALKLGWKDLCLLTASAWRPIQTPCR, encoded by the exons atgggctcctcctccctcctcctcttcccctcgtcctcctccgccgcatccGCTGCTTATTCTCatgccaccgcctccacctcctcccactCCTCCTTATTGCCGCCGctcccatcctcctcctcctccccccaagaccaccacctcctccagtACCTCCACCACCTAGACCAACAGCACCAAGAATCCGCCGCCATGGTCCGCAAGCGCCCGGCGCCCGACATGGACctcccgccaccgcgccgccacgTCACGGGCGACCTCTCCGAcgtcacggccgccgccgcatccggtGGTGGCGCCCCCCCGCCGCAGTCGGCTGCCGCCAGCGCGCAGCTGCCCGCGCTGCCCACCCAGCTCCACCTCCCCGCGTTCCAggtccagcaccaccaccaccaccaccacgcggAGGTGGACGCGCCCccggcgggcgaggtggcggcgtCCACCACGGCGTGGGTGGACGGCATCATCCGCGACATcatcggcagcagcggcggcgccggggtctCCGTCGCGCAGCTCATCCACAACGTCCGCGAGATCATCCACCCCTGCAACCCCGgcctcgcctccctcctcgagctccgcctccgctccctcctcaacgccgccgaccccgccgctcCACTGCACCAGCCTCTCCCGCATCCTCCTGCTCTCCCGCCGGTGCCCGcgctccctcctcccccgccgccccaaCTCACAGTAACAGACAAGCGCCGCCACGAGCCTCAGCAGGCGGGGGAACCGACGAATCCGTCACCGCAGCAGGAGGAGCCCAAGCCGCCAACAGCGGAGGAGaccgccgcggcagccgccgccgccgccgccgctgctgccgcggccgccAAGGAGAGGAAAGAAGAGCAGCGGCGGAAGCAGCGCGACGAGGAGGGGCTCCACCTGCTGACGCTGCTGCTACAGTGCGCCGAGTCGGTGAACGCCGACAACCTGGACGACGCGCACCAGACGCTGCTGGAGATCGCCGAGCTCGCCACGCCCTTCGGCACCTCCACGCAGCGCGTCGCCGCCTACTTCGCGGAGGCCATGTCGGCGCGCCTCGTCAGCTCCTGCCTGGGCCTGtacgcgccgctgccgccggcgtccccggccgcggcgcgcctccacgggcgcgtcgccgccgcgttccAGGTGTTCAACGGGATCAGCCCGTTCGTCAAGTTCTCGCACTTCACGGCGAACCAGGCGATCCAGGAGGCGTTCGAGCGGGAGGAACGGGTCCACATCATCGACCTGGACATCATGCAGGGGCTTCAGTGGCCGGGGCTCTTCCACATCCTCGCCTCCCGCCCCGGCGGCCCGCCCAGGGTAAGGCTCACCGGCCTCGGCGCGTCCATGGAGGCGCTCCAGGCCACGGGGAAGCGCCTCTCCGACTTCGCCGACACGCTCGGCCTGCCCTTCGAGTTCTGCGCCGTCGCCGAGAAGGCCGGCAATGTGGACCCAGAGAAGCTGGGCGTCACGCGGCGGGAGGCCGTCGCCGTCCACTGGCTCCACCACTCGCTCTACGACGTCACCGGCTCCGACTCCAACACGCTCTGGCTCATCCAAAG GCTGGCCCCGAAGGTGGTGACAATGGTGGAGCAGGACCTGAGCCACTCGGGCTCCTTCCTGGCGCGCTTCGTGGAGGCCATCCACTACTACTCGGCGCTCTTCGACTCGCTAGACGCCAGCTACGGCGAGGACAGCCCGGAGCGCCACGTCGTCGAGCAGCAGCTGCTCTCCAGGGAGATCCGCAACgtgctcgccgtcggcggcccgGCGCGCACCGGCGACGTTAAGTTCGGCAGCTGGCGCGAGAAGCTCGCACAGTCGGGGTTCCGCTCGGCGTCGCTCGCTGGCAGCGCCGCCGCTCAGGCCTCTCTGCTCCTCGGCATGTTCCCCTCCGACGGGTACACGCTCGTCGAGGAGAATGGCGCGCTGAAGCTCGGCTGGAAGGATCTTTGCCTGCTCACTGCATCTGCTTGGCGCCCAATTCAGACCCCGTGCCGTTAA
- the LOC117865826 gene encoding jacalin-related lectin 3, which translates to MANKLKLSGAAVLLIIVVPLFVYAGALLIGIQLGRALERSPDSASVSFSIRGALAYLAKELWDANNVLGLGRQRGRGERLAQVWQPVSVSLVRDWIPSPCVEGQDNSSATPKAQQRYRTNNHTSPRGVISVGTWGGSGGKPFYMRASSPPRLRSITLYHSSAIHSMACDYYSPAAAAAAQWGLPHSFGSKGVPAVIELSAGEHVTAVAGTIGHFGSVPDAVITSLTFRTSTGRTYGPYGNKTTTTFSVPAADGACIVGFWGRSGWLLDAIGVYIKPSCSSSNPAGYNYSHQPYAVRPPTEMEQRKI; encoded by the exons ATGGCGAACAAGCTCAAGCTCTCCGGGGCTGCCGTGCTGCTCATCATCGTGGTGCCCCTTTTCGTGTACGCCGGTGCTCTCCTCATCGGCATCCAGCTCGGGCGGGCGCTCGAGAGGAGCCCCGACAGCGCCAGCGTCAGCTTCAGCATCAGAGGGGCCCTCGCCTACCTCGCAAAG GAGCTCTGGGATGCCAACAATGTTTTGGGATTGGGACGGCAGCGAGGCAGGGGTGAAAGACTAGCGCAGGTGTGGCAACCCGTTTCGGTGAGCCTTGTTCGTGATTGGATCCCATCGCCATGCGTCGAAGGCCAAGATAATAGCAGTGCTACTCCCAAGGCCCAGCAGAGATATCGCACAAATAATCATACTTCG CCTCGGGGCGTGATCAGCGTCGGGACGTGGGGTGGATCCGGCGGGAAGCCATTCTACATGCGTGCGTCCAGCCCTCCTCGCCTCCGCAGCATCACCTTGTACCATTCCAGCGCGATCCACTCCATGGCTTGCGACTACTACtccccagctgctgctgctgctgctcagtGGGGGCTCCCGCACTCCTTCGGCTCCAAAGGAGTTCCTGCAGTG ATCGAGCTGTCTGCCGGTGAGCATGTCACTGCGGTGGCGGGCACGATCGGCCATTTCGGGAGCGTCCCCGATGCCGTCATCACCTCGCTGACGTTCCGCACCAGCACCGGCAGGACGTATGGGCCGTACGGCAACAAGACGACGACGACTTTCTCTgtgccggcggcggacggcgcctGCATCGTCGGCTTCTGGGGGCGCTCCGGCTGGCTTCTCGATGCCATTGGGGTCTACATCAAGCCATCATGCTCCTCCTCAAACCCGGCCGGCTACAACTACAGCCATCAGCCATACGCCGTGCGCCCGCCCACCGAGATGGAGCAAAGGAAGATTTAA
- the LOC117863918 gene encoding calcium uniporter protein 6, mitochondrial produces MSLWRAAASRLLLRRSPPLSPSTAASSYALLLHARPFSPPPPPPPPPPRPAPAEAEVTPAEARRLVRLVGVEALKHRLRDGRDEVVGYSELLDACVEAGAARTHAEAEELARAMDDAGVVLLFRDKAYLHPEKVVDLVKRAVPLALGPENDPRKEEFKQLQEKKEEIDKLAHKQVRCILWSGLGFFMCQVGLFFRLTFWEFSWDVMEPIAFFTTASGLLVGYAYFLITSRDPTYQDFMERLFLSRQRKLCAAQKFDMERYMELQKHCRCPLEGHHPHGPKLHGL; encoded by the exons atgtccTTGTGGCGCGCGGccgcctcccgcctcctcctccgccgctcgccgccccttTCACCGTCCACCGCCGCTTCCTCCTACGCTCTCCTCCTCCACGCGCGCCCCTTctccccgccccctcccccgcccccgcccccgccgcgtccGGCCCCAGCGGAGGCCGAGGTCACCCCGGCCGAGGCGCGTCGGCTGGTGCGCCTCGTGGGCGTCGAGGCGCTCAAGCACCGCCTGCGGGACGGCCGGGACGAGGTGGTGGGCTACTCCGAGCTCCTCGACGCATGTGTCGAGGCCGGCGCGGCACGGACGcacgccgaggccgaggagctCGCGCGGGCCATGGATGACGCCGGCGTCGTGCTGCTCTTCAGGGACAAGGCATACCTGCACCCCGAGAAG GTGGTGGACCTGGTTAAAAGAGCTGTGCCACTTGCACTCGGACCAGAGAATGACCCGAGAAAAGAGGAGTTTAAGCAGCTCCaggaaaagaaggaagagatTGACAAGCTGGCACACAAGCAAGTGCGATGTATCCTATGGTCTGGCTTAGGGTTCTTCATGTGCCAAGTCGGGCTCTTCTTCCGTCTCACATTCTGGGAATTCTCATGGGATGTGATGGAGCCAATTGCCTTCTTCACCACTGCTTCTGGCCTGCTTGTTGGCTACGCCTATTTCCTCATCACCTCAAGGGACCCGACGTATCAGGACTTCATGGAGAGGCTGTTTTTATCGAGGCAGAGAAAGCTTTGCGCCGCACAGAAGTTTGATATGGAGAGGTACATGGAGTTGCAGAAGCACTGTAGGTGTCCCCTGGAAGGCCATCACCCTCATGGTCCCAAGCTTCATGGCTTGTGA